AATTGCTATTTTTGCTGGTTGAGAACTTGCTGCCATATGAGGTCGATTATAATTGGTTATACTTTTCGAGAAGCCGACAATCCATCCGATCGGGCGCCATTAACAAGAGATTGATCATATGAGGTCGATTATAATTGGTTAGATTTTTCGAGAAGCCGACAATCCATCCGATCGGGCGCCATTAACAAGAGATCGATCATATAAATGCTATTTAGTTAGTTGAGAACTtgatataacaaaaaataaaagatcaatatattaaaaatgaaaagaTGAAGGGCCTCAAAATGTTAATATCATACTCTTTTGCTAACACAAGTGCAAAACCAATTTTTTCCCTCCAATTTAAGAAAGTAAAGGGAGGATATGGAAGCACACGACAGCATACACAAACAAGGGAATATTGCAAATTCCCCAAACAATCCCTTATTCCAGAATCCAGCTATAATTTTTCTTAGCCCAGACTCAGAACACGTGCCATCTAAAAACTTCATGCAGTTCATATAAGTTAGACACTCTGACTTTGGACATTTCGCTCTCACAACTCTTGCCGCCTAACTGGGTTTAGATCGCCGGGAAGCTACCCGGATTTTTCAAATGGTGCCGGAAGACTCGACTGAGGGTATTCCTCAAGGATGGACTCCACACTATGATGTTCATAAGTCGGGTCGCAAAGTTAAGGTAacgctaaaaaaaaaaaaaaactgattgtGGTTTTTGCCCCAATTTAGGGTTCTTCTGTGATTCCGCTGGAAGATTGTAGTTTCTGAGTTATTTTTCACCAAATGCTAGAGtgtaaaatgaattttaaactgatAATCAGGGTTTTTCGAATGACTAACGTTTGCTATTTGTTAGATTGAAAATTCAGAATTTGGGCCTTTACTGAGAGAAAATGGAATTGCATGTCGGTTAGCACACTGAAGTGCTTCTGAAGTCGTGTTACTGAACTTATGGTGTTAAATTTAATCGCCATTTGAATATCTTAGAATGATGTGTAACGCCATTAGAAAATTTAGTTTTTGATTTGTTCATGTTGGTTGCAAAGATCATCTGCATGTGAAGTACAACCTTGTCAATTTTTTCTTTGTTGGTTGAATATGATTGTGCAAAGATGGAAATAAGGTTGCATGTTAGTTGGCATGACTGATTTTGGAAGAAGTATGAATTTGCGTTTTGGGTTTCATTTAGGGTTTACTTTAATGTCATTAGTAGATTTAAAGTGCTACCATCAAACTTAGTTATTCTTTCAAACATTtcagtttttcttttaattgtCTGATATTATTGGTAAAGAGCACAAGCGTGGTCCGGTGTTCACTTGCATATAAGAAGAATCCTGGCAAGCTAGTCAAAATTTAGGTTATATTTACAATCATGTTTTCTCCTATCTATCCACTTGCATTTTGAGAAGAATCCTCCTTTTGGTGATTGTTATGGAACATCTTTAAGGCAAAGTCTTATAAAGAAGTAAAATCTTGTGTCCACCATGCAGTAGACGGTCTGAAATCTAGTCTCAAAAGTTCATTAATGAGGGTTTAGGTTGCAAATTGCATTAAATTTCATGTGCAGGCGAATGGAAGACCTCATTTCAGCCCAGTGAAAGTCTTAAAGGAAgaattgataaaaatataacCTTGATATTTGTCTAGTCATGGACATTATTGTGGAATTTTTGTGTGTAGTATGTGGCCTCAAATTATGTCTAATCATGTACTGAACGACTCTTGTATCTCTTGCTTTGTTGTCTTTTGAGTTTCAGTTGATTTCTACATTTCTCATGCAGCCTTTAGATAacaatttaaagaaaaaatgataaaatgatgAAATTGGAGAATATTGGAAACATGGCATGGTATAAAGTTAAGAGCATACACTTTAGTAGCAAGTTAACATTAAGGATTTTCCTGTACTTAACTATTGTACTTCCAATATATTTGGCTTTTCTAGTACTATATGAACTCTGGAACGGGTCAAAAATTCTACTCCAAAGCTGATTTGATGCGCTATGTTAAAGCACAAAACGCTCAACTTGACCAACATCAACCAACTGAGTCTCCCATCGAAAGGCCCTCAAGCAATAACGAGATGCATGCGAGTATGAATGACACACACTGTGAGTCTTCCATCGAAAGGCTCTCAAGCAATAACGAGATACATGTGAGTATGAACAGCACACACTGTCTTTCTCCTTCCATTTATTTCAAATTTCTATTTATACTGTCATTCTTAACATTATCAGGACACTGAATATACAAACGAACGGCCTGAATGGTTACCTCATGGGTGGATTATGGAGTTAAAAACCAGAAAAAGTGGCCTAATTAAGGTATGAACTGCATTAACTTAGCTGAATTTGAAATATTTATTTGTCGTTTTCGTACGCCATATTGGATTTAGTATTTAACTTTCTTAATATGGATTGTTcgattaatattattattttttatgtataCGTGCTTAGTCATAAATAGGCCTAACCCTATCGCGCCCcctaaagttgtttaaaatggCGACATTGCCCCCTTAACTTAGGGGACGTCCCTTTAGCCACGTCAACTCGCAAAAATGGAAACAATGCGCTCCTTTTTTACACACATTCGGAGACTTCTTTGACTTGTTCATCCCACGTGTTTGACTCTTAAAAAATAGAGTGCaacctggattttttttttcctaaacaaTTTCCACCTCAGCCAAAGAGGTAAAATTACCTATTTACCCCTGAAATCCCAATTTTGTCCAGTTCGTGTgatttctctcttctctttcctCATCCTATTCTCCCCCTTCTATACATCTGTGTGATTTTTTGTGTGCCATTCTTGGTGGGTTTTGAGCTTCGCATACCCTCATAAGTGATTGTAGGACAGGTTTAATGAttacaaaaacgaaaaaaaaatgtatgagGAACTCTCGCAAAGGATTCCTCTGTTTCTGCGCTTGTTGGCCTATTGAGGAACTCTTCGCAGAAATCCCTGTCGGTGATGTTAGAGAAATATGAACTTGGTGTAAATTGATACCTCGTTAAAAACTAGAGTTCATTTGTTTCTGATGCTGTTGATATTGAAGATCCGACACCGTTTTTATGTTCTCTGTTTTTCTTTCAATTAGATtgagaaaaggaaaataaattcAGCGAAACAGAGACCAAAATCCAACCTGGATTGAACTAAGAATTTATAACCCCTAAAAAAAGTATCTCTCAAATCTGGCAGCTACCCGCTTTGACATTCTTGAATCAGAAACCATTCGACAGAAAAAAAGATGTTaacaaaaaaaagagaaaataaccACTAATTAAAAGCAGAATATTTCAGACCAAACAAGATAAAAGAACGAAGATGGCCTTCAATTTAGGTTTGGTCAAAAACTGAATCCATTAACATGTTTACTTTACTATTACTACATGTTTTACCAATCTGATACTACTCATACAGCTAAAGCATTAGCATATTTGATTTATGCTTAAATAGGAAGAAGTTATCCCTTTAAACCAAATGTTGAAGTTGTAAACTTCTTTCCAAGATTGCTCTAGGAAAGGAATTTTGGTTCATAGGAGACTTCTTTCTTTTAATAACCTTATTCAAATGAAACATACTTGTTTTAATGATTTATTGGTTGCCAATGCAAAACTGCTATTAACAGCAACCTCTACAAAAAGTTGTTTGCTGGATTTTCATCAGTAAATTTCTGTGGATTCACTGTTTATCTTCACATAGTTctcccataaaaaaaaattcacttacTTTGAAGGGCATTATTTATGCTTGCATTTTCTGTGACAGTGTTATGTTGATCCTACTGGCTGCAAATTCTATTCCAAGCCACAGGTGCTCCGGCATCTCGAAACTGTGAAGCAGAAAAGTTCTACATCCAAGGAGAAGGAAATGCCAACTATTGCCCCCGACAGCAAAGTTTGTCTGCTGTGTCCtgatattattttctttcctttgaccaaaaatttaatttgcagagctagaatatttactttgctTTCAATTACATATCATGTTACATATGCAATAAATcagaaaataataatgaataaaagAGGGAGAGTGATTTATCGTAAAAGTAACAGTCTGTGAATCACAATTGTCAGATAGAAAACTGTGATTCATATGGCATAGTATGTGATGCTGCCTGAAAATAAAGCAAAACTCAAGGGAAAACTAttggttgtttgtttttattggTGAAACAACAACACAAAGTCAACGGCGCACACTGTCTTTTTACTCCCTTTTATCTCAGGTTTCTATTTATATCGTCATTTTTAACATTAGCAGCTAATAGAATGTACAAATGAACAGCCTGAGTGGTTACCTGATGGTTGGATTATGGAGATAAAAGCCGTAAAAAGCGGATCTGCACATGGAAGAAAATACAAGGTATCAACTTCATTCATTTAACTgactttaaaatattaatttggtgTTTGTCCATATTGCCTTCGGCATTCCACTTTCATTAATGTGGATTGTTGGATGAATAATTTGTTTTTAAGCATATGTACTTTGTTCTCTTGCAGGCTGCTAATCTTTAGTTTGCTGCTTGTTCATATGATATGTGTTTGAGGTCTTAACATGTTTATTTACtattagggggtgtttggttgggTTAAAAAACACCATGGAATGGGCATGGAATGAGCTATTCCCATTCCTAATGTTTGGTTAACTAATTTTAGCTTGAAATGGGAATGTGATTTCAATAAATCATGGAATCAATCATTCCCCCTCTCACCCATCTTAATCAAATTGATTcctatgttgtttttttttttctttttctttatcttcCACGTGTTTATCTACCACatttttatctttatgttttcttttatataaatttatgcCTTTTGCAGTATATCTAGCTTCcacgtttttattgtttttaaattttatcttcCTATGTTTTAGAGTAAGttgatataaataatatatttttaatttttaatagatATTTCCATTGTTGTTGATAATTAAATCGGTTTCTTTATTATAGAtggtatttatattttttttatcttctaaATATATGTTATTCTTATCTAATAAATTTTGAGTTCGTCCCATTTCGATTCTGATACAGAAATTTGAACCAAACGCTTCAAGTAATTGGATTCCAATTCCAATTCTGATTACTGCATATACATCTAAAAAGTACTTGGTTTGTACTAATTACAAGAATATATCCCTTTTAAGCAAAATAATGAACTCCTAAAAGTTCTTTCCAGGAGTGCACTAGGCAAGAAATTTTGGTTCACAAGAAACTTATTTTCTTAAATGACCTCTATTCAAATGAACTGAAGTTTGTTTTAATGATTTGTTGGAAGCCAATGCAAAACTTTGATTAACAGCAAAGTCTACAAGATGTTATTTTCCGGATTTCTTCAGTAAAATTCTGTGCATTTACAGTTGATTTTCTCATAGTTCTCCCAAAAATCAATTTCACTGTATTTCTGAAGGGCATTATTTATGCTTGCATTTCTATTGCAGGTTTATATTGATCCTTCTACTGGCTGCAAATTCTTTTCGCAGCCAGAGGTGTTTCGACATCTCAGAACTGTGAAGAAGAAAAGTTCCACATCCGAGCAGAAGGAAATGCCAACGCCAATGCCAACGCCAATTTCCACATCCGAGCAGAAGGAAATGCCAACGCCAATGCCAATGCCAACGCCAACGCCTATTGTCCCTACAAGCAAAGTTCATTTGCAATATCAGGTTAATGTCCTGatactattttttttcttttgaccGAAAACTTCATTTGCAGAgctagaatatttactttgctTTCAATTACATATCATGATACAGATGCGCATCAGCATGCAATATatcagaaaataataataaataaaagaggGAGAGTGATTTATCATAAAAGTAACAGTATATGAATCACAATTGTTTGTGAGATAGAAAACTTTGATTTATACGGCATAGTATGTGATACTGCCTGAGATAAAGCATACACTTTTCTTGTTTGATTTCATTGGTAAAACAACACAAGGAAGTCAATGGCGCACACTGTCCTTTTACTCCCTTTTATCTCAGGTTTCTATTTAAATTGTCATTCTTAACATTAGCAGCTAATAGAATGTACAAATAATGAACAGCCTGAATGGTTACCTCTTGGTTGGACTGTGGAgacgaaaaaaagaaaaagtggaCCTGCAAGGGGAAAAGAATACAAGGTAACACTTCATTCATTTAACTGACTTaaaaatatttgtttgtggTTTTGGTATTCCATATTGGATTCTAACACTAATTTTCTACTTGTTCATATGATATATGCTTGCGGTCTTAACAAGTTTATTTACTATTAGTACTTGTTTTCATAATCTTATTACTACTTATTCAGTTAAAAGCATACTTggtttggtttgcactaattATTAAAAGATATCCCTTTTAAGCAAAATATTGAACTCCTAAAATTTCTTTCCAAGATTGCTGTAGGCAAGAAATTTGGTTCAAAGGAAGCTTAATTTCTTTAATAACCTTTATTCAAATGAACTGAAATTTGTTTTAATGATTTGTTGGATGCCAATGCAAAACTTTGATTAGCATCAACTCTACATGATGTTATCTGCTGGATTTCATCAGTAAATTTCTGTGCATTTGCAGTTAATCTTCCCATAGTTCTCCCAAAAATCAATTTCACTGACTTTGAAGGGCATGCTTTATCCTTGCATTTTCTGTTGCAGGTTTATCTTGATCCTTCTACTGGCTGCAAATTCTTTTCCAAGCCAGAGGTGTTTCGATATCTCAAAACTGCGAAGAAGAAAAGTTCCACATCCGAGCAGAAGGAAATGCCAATATCTATTGCCCCTACTAGCAATGTTTGTGAGCAGAAGGAAATGCCAATACCTATTGCCCCTACTAGCAATGTTTGTTCGCAATATCCGGATTCTATTTTACTTTTTCACCAAAAACTTCATTTGCAGAGCTAGAATAATTACTTTATCATGTTACATATTTGCGATCGTGTGATATatcagaaaataataataaataaggagagTGATTTATCACAATAGTAGCAGTAATGAATCACAATTGGGAGATAGAATAGTTTGATTTATATAACCTAgtataaagggcggcccggtgcactacgtgtccccgctaagcgagggccTGGggagggtcccaccacaagggtgtaataggggcaagccttcccctgccaattttttggcaagaggctgctcctaagactcgaacccgtgacctctcggtcacacgacaacaatgtTTACCGTTGCACCAAGGCTCCCCCTCTTTATATAGCCTAGTATGTGAGCTGAAATTAAAGGAACTCTGTAATGAGCAATCCAGCTATATAGGGAAGCTCCATGCATGTTTGTTAGTGTAGCATACAATTTCTTAGTTGATTCTGCATTCCACGTAGAGAGGATACTTAAATTGTTGAGTTTTTGGCACTAGGTTGATCTAAAGAGGTGTAATCTGTCCAACACAATCTTCTTATCCACAGTAATTGTGCAATTAATGTTAATGGATTGGTTGATTTTAACAGCCTTTTCATGCTTTAGACTAAATATCTCAAATTTGTTTTGAAGGATTGATGGGAGGATGTATCTGGAAACATTCTCCCATGGGTCCTTCAAAACAACAGCATATAGGTGCATGAAAGTTTCGCATTACAACAAAAGCGAAAAAGTTTTGAAATTTTGTTGCTCATAGCACGGTAAAGTTAATGCTATAGTTTACCTATTTGTTTCCTTTATCAAATATCtaactaattataattttatgtctGGATGATATCTAGGTTGCAACTTGGAAGGCTACTTCAGAGGACTTACCTCCAGGGTGGATAAAGGAATTCAGAGTTAGGAAGAATTCATACGGAACCAAAAAAGATCCGGTAAGAACTTGCGAGGATGTATTCGTGCTATTTTATGTTAGGTTTCAAGGATGCCTTATCCACCTCATTAAGGGATGGGGCTCGCAATATTATTTACTGCGCTGGTATATCCATGCATGGGGTTTTACTTTTTCCCAGAGGAATATTTACTTAATGAGTATCTTGGCTTCAATAGTGGAGACAATAAAAGATGTCGACTGTTACTCTTTTGCCACAGTTTTACACAGATCCAGCAAGTGGATATGTTTTCCGCTCCAAAAGGGATGTTCAACGCTATCTGGAAACTGGAGATATTAATGCATGTGCAATTTTACCAAAGAAAAGAGACATTGAAGACGAAAGCCTGGTATGTCTGAACCTACCCTATATTCCTGAATTAAAGTGATATGCTGCAATTTAGAGTGTTTATTTTCTATTACCTCCACAATTAACATAAAAATGTGGCACTCTATTGTGGTTGTCAATATTCCGTGTTTATTAGgtttttctattatttttgtGCTGTTGGTGGATATTTTGAAGTTAATTTAATGTAGCTTTCTCTTTTTGCCCTTCTGTTAGCCATCATCTGCAACTAAAAGACAGAAACTAGAGCATTCTGTTACTAGTCACCAGCTTTTTGGAGGTGAGAAAGTGGATTAACATAATTAATTCGATTAAATGATATTCTAATTCTTCTACTCATGCTTAAGCCCTGTTGTGTGCTAATGTGGAGGAACTCACTGATTGCAGAAAAGGGAAGTTCTGATGTGGAGAGCGTGGCCTCTCCCATAGCTATCACAATTGACATATCTCCGCTGAGGAGGCTGAGGAGTCCAAGGGATGATGATACTGAAACCAAGGAAAACTCTAATAAGAACTGTTCACCACCGGCTAAGGCTGAAGGCTCGGAGAGGAATGAAGACAAAAATATGAGTGCTGGGAtagaaagagaagaaaggaaCCTGGCTCAGAATAGTTTGAGCAAATCCAAAAACCGGAAATGGCTTAGCTTGCCCCGTCGGTGTTCAACGCGACTTTCTCGGTTTGAATCAGATATGGAGACCAACGCACCGTCCATTGTGCAATTAAGTTCTGAAGTTGATAAGAAGCAAGGCAAAAACTCTGGGAGTGGGACTGAAGAAGTTGGAAGCTATGAAACAAAAACTCAGAATAGTTTGACCAAATCCAAGAAAGCGCTTAATTCGCCTCTTCGGTCTTCAAAGCGACTTGCTGGTTTCGAACCTGAGCCAGTGGCCAATTCAGTGTTAATTGGGCAATCTCTTCCAAAAACTGACAGGCCCCCTAATGATGAAGCCACTCTGGCTGTGGGCTTGAATAAAGGTGCTATGACCCAGTCTGAACCCATAGATGAGCTTGTGCTACAAACTTCTTCAGATGTTAACAAGCAACCATTGCTTGTAGAGCCATCAAACGAGAGCCAAGGATGTGATACAACCTCACCTATGCTGACAAAAGCAGAATCTTCCGGGAAAAATCCAGTCAAAATGATTGATGCCGATACTCTACCTATTTTAACTCCTGAAGCTGATATGAAGCAAGAGAAATGTCTCGAAAATGTGAATAAGAATAATCTGAGAGCATCTAGGAAAAAGAAAGAGGTTAATCTGCCTCGTCGGTCTTCAAGACGACTTGCATGTATTGAACCTGAGACGAAAGCAAATTCTGTGTCTGATGCTGATGGTTTGGCAGATGAGGCACAGGCACCTAAGTTGATTCAGGCTGAACATGAGTTGGAGACTCTACATGGAGAAGCATCAAACAAGAACCAACCATTTCTTGATGCCCATGCTGGTTCCGAGGACAAACTGCAAACAGTGGAAGTTGGCAAAAGCCATGATAAGAAGTCAGAATCAGAGTCCATTCCACCACTAGGCGAAATCTTTTCTGACCCATGCCTTGAATTTGCATTCAAGACTCTTACTGGTGAATTACCAGTTGCGGTTGCTTCTGCTAATGGACCTGTTTCAACTCCTGCAGCTGATAACATTGGTGAGAGGAACTTGActgtgaaaaaaaatgaaaaaagaagCATTAAAGGAAAAGCTCCAATCAGctcaaaaaaatcaaaaaccACTAAAAAGGGTGGTTTGCCTCATGAAGGTGTGGAGTTTCAACCCGAGCCAGTGGCCACATCTAAAAATCCGGCTAGAGTATCAAGAAAAACTGGAGCCTTTCTGGGCACAGGTTTGGCTCCAAATAGTTCTGCAGTTGCACCAGAAGCACAACAAGCACATAATGGAAATGGTGACAAGCCAGAGCAGCAACCTTTCTTTTCTGCTGGTGATTCTTGGTCGGACCCATCTTTGGAATTCGCTTTCAAGACTCTTAATGGTTCAGCAGCCCTGGGGCATAACATACCAGGTAAGAGTTACTTTCAGCAGCAGGTCGAATCCTCTCAAACCCAGAGGGAGGGCGACTTACAGCAACAGTCTCAGATTTCTCAACCCCCAAAGGATGTTAGTTCAACACTTCCAGATTATGGCCACCCAAACCTTTTTCAAACTGATGTATCAGTTCACTTTGAATCTACTGAGCAGCGACTTTCATCCCAACCACAAATGCCTGTGAGCTTCTCGAGTTTCAGTGGCATCGGTGGTGGTTTCTCGAGTTTCAGTGGCATCGATTCTCAACCACCACCACCCATAAAGAATCAACCATCACCCACAGTAAAGAAGAATCGTGGAAGGGGAAGGCCTCGAAAGGTAAATCCCTAGACACAGGCTGCTTTCTACATGGTTGTTGTATCCTACAGCTTCTGTAACCTGATGACTGAATGTTGTTTGTTTGTAAAATTTTCTTCCAACTTTTATTAGTTTATTCGGAAAATATGGCGCCCAAAAATGTTGTGCTAAGTTTTGTAACATGCAATCTGTTGTATGTTTTCTTCCTTTATCAGCACAATACAAAATGAAGGCGCTTCCTTTTTTATAACATTTTAGTTTATTGAATCACCAATTGAAAGATGCCTATTTAGCCTTACTAATTGACTCTTTGAAAGATACTTATTTTCtaactttttcaaaatttctTCTTATTCTACCACAGGGTTAATGTGTTTTGTAATGATGAATTAAAACCTGAGTTGGTAAAAAGGGGAAGTCATGTTATTGAAGGTTCGAGAATTACATCCAATTGTCTCTCAAATCTCAACAGAAAAAACTTGTCATAAAACACACATCTTCAAAACGAAACAATTGTCAATTGTTTGCAAACTGAACTACTTAATAATCTGCTGACGAGTCTTTCCATCCTCCCATCTCTTCCTCTTGATGGCCATGGCTTCCATGCTGCTAGAACAAGTAGAAAATAAATATTACTGCTTGGAAggatattaaaattaaacacataATTCCACCCCTAGATCAGTCATTTTTGTTGATGTTTGGCACTCATATTTGATCTATCTAATTGACAAACACACATATAAATTTGTCAATTTCGGACTTTCGACACC
The DNA window shown above is from Euphorbia lathyris chromosome 1, ddEupLath1.1, whole genome shotgun sequence and carries:
- the LOC136210756 gene encoding methyl-CpG-binding domain-containing protein 13-like — translated: MVPEDSTEGIPQGWTPHYDVHKSGRKVKYYMNSGTGQKFYSKADLMRYVKAQNAQLDQHQPTESPIERPSSNNEMHASMNDTHCESSIERLSSNNEIHDTEYTNERPEWLPHGWIMELKTRKSGLIKCYVDPTGCKFYSKPQVLRHLETVKQKSSTSKEKEMPTIAPDSKPEWLPDGWIMEIKAVKSGSAHGRKYKVYIDPSTGCKFFSQPEVFRHLRTVKKKSSTSEQKEMPTPMPTPISTSEQKEMPTPMPMPTPTPIVPTSKVHLQYQPEWLPLGWTVETKKRKSGPARGKEYKVYLDPSTGCKFFSKPEVFRYLKTAKKKSSTSEQKEMPISIAPTSNVCEQKEMPIPIAPTSNVATWKATSEDLPPGWIKEFRVRKNSYGTKKDPFYTDPASGYVFRSKRDVQRYLETGDINACAILPKKRDIEDESLPSSATKRQKLEHSVTSHQLFGEKGSSDVESVASPIAITIDISPLRRLRSPRDDDTETKENSNKNCSPPAKAEGSERNEDKNMSAGIEREERNLAQNSLSKSKNRKWLSLPRRCSTRLSRFESDMETNAPSIVQLSSEVDKKQGKNSGSGTEEVGSYETKTQNSLTKSKKALNSPLRSSKRLAGFEPEPVANSVLIGQSLPKTDRPPNDEATLAVGLNKGAMTQSEPIDELVLQTSSDVNKQPLLVEPSNESQGCDTTSPMLTKAESSGKNPVKMIDADTLPILTPEADMKQEKCLENVNKNNLRASRKKKEVNLPRRSSRRLACIEPETKANSVSDADGLADEAQAPKLIQAEHELETLHGEASNKNQPFLDAHAGSEDKLQTVEVGKSHDKKSESESIPPLGEIFSDPCLEFAFKTLTGELPVAVASANGPVSTPAADNIGERNLTVKKNEKRSIKGKAPISSKKSKTTKKGGLPHEGVEFQPEPVATSKNPARVSRKTGAFLGTGLAPNSSAVAPEAQQAHNGNGDKPEQQPFFSAGDSWSDPSLEFAFKTLNGSAALGHNIPGKSYFQQQVESSQTQREGDLQQQSQISQPPKDVSSTLPDYGHPNLFQTDVSVHFESTEQRLSSQPQMPVSFSSFSGIGGGFSSFSGIDSQPPPPIKNQPSPTVKKNRGRGRPRKVNP